Genomic window (Kangiella profundi):
CCTACCTGTGATGGTCTGGGTATCGATCAGTTTTTTGATCCCGACAAAATTATTACTAATGAAGATATTTCGTTAGCTGGTGGCGCCATTCGAGGCTGGGATCGCCGCAATGTGTATTACTTCCACATGCTGCAATCTTTGGCCAAGCACTACAAATTTGATGTGGAAGCACCCTGGAGCAGTTTGCCGAAAAAGATTCAGGATGTGGTGCTTTACGGTAGTGGCAAGACCCAGATTGATTTTGAATACAGTAATGACCGCGGTGATAAATACCAGCGTAAACATCGCTTCGAAGGCATTATTCCAAACATGCAGCGCCGCTATCACGAGACTGAATCAGGTGCCGTACGTGAAGAACTGCAGAAGTACATGACTACTCAGTCCTGTAAAGATTGTGGCGGCACTCGTCTTAATGAAGATTCTCGTAACGTCTTTATTGATGGTACATCACTGCCACAAGTCACTCACTGGTCCATTGAACAGGCTCATGACTATTTCAGCACGCTGGACCTGCCCGGAAAACGTGGTGAAATTGCCTCGAAGGTCCTCAAAGAAATTGGAGAGCGATTAAGCTTCCTGGTTAACGTTGGTCTTGATTATCTAACTCTTGAGCGAAGCGCCGATACCTTATCGGGCGGGGAAGCTCAACGAATCCGTCTGGCCAGTCAGATTGGCGCGGGGCTTGTCGGTGTGATGTATATTCTGGATGAGCCTTCGATTGGTCTTCATCAACGCGATAACGACCGCCTACTACAGACACTCACTCATCTTCGTGACCTAGGTAACACGGTGATTGTTGTTGAGCATGATGAAGATGCGATTCGCGCTGCCGACTTTATTGTTGATATCGGTCCAGGCGCAGGTGTCCACGGTGGTGAAATTGTTGCCAAAGGGACACTGGCTGATATCAAAAAAGCCAAAGGCTCACTGACAGCTCAATACCTGACAGGCAAGCTTAAAATTGAAGTACCTGAGAAGCGCACTCCTTACGATGCCAAAAAGACTATCAAGGTTCTTGGTGCCACAGGAAACAATCTTAATAACGTGGATCTGGAAATCCCGGTTGGACTGTTAACCTGTATTACTGGTGTTTCCGGTTCGGGTAAATCGACTCTGATTAATGACACTCTCTACCCTATTGTGGCAAGAGATATTAATCGCTCCAGCTTACAGCCTAAGCCTTACAAGGAGATTCAAGGTCTCGATCATATTGATAAAGTGGTCGATATCGATCAAAGCCCAATCGGTCGTACGCCACGCTCAAACCCTGCGACCTATACCGGAATTTTTACACCGATTCGTGAATTATTCGCAGGTACCCAAGAGTCAAGAACTCGCGGTTATAAACCTGGCCGCTTTAGTTTCAATGTTAAAGGTGGACGCTGCGAAGCCTGTCAGGGTGATGGCGTCATCAAAGTCGAAATGCACTTTCTTCCCGATGTGTATGTCGCCTGTGATGTCTGTAAAGGTAAGCGTTATAATCGCGAAACTTTAGAGATTCTATACAAAGGTAAAAACATCAATGAAGTATTGGATCTGACGGTTGAAGATGCGCGCGAATTTTTCGACGCAATTCCAGCAGTGGCCCGCAAATTACAGACATTAATTGATGTCGGCTTGTCTTACATTACTTTGGGTCAGGCAGCTACCACGCTATCAGGCGGTGAAGCTCAGCGCGTTAAACTCTCCCGTGAATTGTCTAAACGCGATACTGGGCAGACGCTTTACATCCTGGATGAGCCAACCACTGGCCTACACTTCCACGACGTTAATCAATTGCTCAAAGTACTGCATCGCCTGCGCGATCACGGCAACACCGTTGTAGTGATTGAGCATAACCTCGACGTCATAAAAACTGCTGACTGGATAGTCGATCTCGGTCCAGAAGGTGGCAGCAAAGGTGGACAGATTATCGCAACCGGAACTCCAGAAGAGGTTGCAAAGGTCAAACAGTCTTACACTGGAAAATACCTGAAGCCGATGTTATAGAATAAAATTATGATAATAGGTATGAGTGCTTTACGCGCTCGTACCTAAAATAAAAAAGGAATGATGATGTACAGGAAGACAAATACAAAAAGTTCTTTATTAATTGCAGGCATAATAATTTTTATTATTAACACCGTTATATTAGTAGGTTTTACTAAAAGTTTTTATAAATCATGGCAAAGTTTAAGCTGGATTGAGTCAAGTGCACTCATAACTCAACTAGGTCAACCTGAAACATCACCATGGGAACAAAATAAGCACCCAAAATACATAGTCACTTATCAATACAACTATGATGGTGAAG
Coding sequences:
- the uvrA gene encoding excinuclease ABC subunit UvrA, which produces MDNIDIRGAKTHNLKNIDLVLPRDKLIVITGLSGSGKSSLAFDTLYAEGQRRYVESLSAYARQFLSLMEKPDVEHIEGLSPAISIEQKSTSHNPRSTVGTITEIYDYLRLLFARVGTPHCPTHHLPLEAQTISQMVDHVLEQPEGTKLMLLAPVIKNRKGEHIQLLQELQAKGFVRARINGEVYDLSDAPTMELHKKHTIEVIVDRFKVKSDLQQRLAESFETALELSDGIARVAPMDEDSDLEEMVFSAKYACPTCGHSISELEPRIFSFNNPAGACPTCDGLGIDQFFDPDKIITNEDISLAGGAIRGWDRRNVYYFHMLQSLAKHYKFDVEAPWSSLPKKIQDVVLYGSGKTQIDFEYSNDRGDKYQRKHRFEGIIPNMQRRYHETESGAVREELQKYMTTQSCKDCGGTRLNEDSRNVFIDGTSLPQVTHWSIEQAHDYFSTLDLPGKRGEIASKVLKEIGERLSFLVNVGLDYLTLERSADTLSGGEAQRIRLASQIGAGLVGVMYILDEPSIGLHQRDNDRLLQTLTHLRDLGNTVIVVEHDEDAIRAADFIVDIGPGAGVHGGEIVAKGTLADIKKAKGSLTAQYLTGKLKIEVPEKRTPYDAKKTIKVLGATGNNLNNVDLEIPVGLLTCITGVSGSGKSTLINDTLYPIVARDINRSSLQPKPYKEIQGLDHIDKVVDIDQSPIGRTPRSNPATYTGIFTPIRELFAGTQESRTRGYKPGRFSFNVKGGRCEACQGDGVIKVEMHFLPDVYVACDVCKGKRYNRETLEILYKGKNINEVLDLTVEDAREFFDAIPAVARKLQTLIDVGLSYITLGQAATTLSGGEAQRVKLSRELSKRDTGQTLYILDEPTTGLHFHDVNQLLKVLHRLRDHGNTVVVIEHNLDVIKTADWIVDLGPEGGSKGGQIIATGTPEEVAKVKQSYTGKYLKPML